In Paenibacillus sp. 1781tsa1, one DNA window encodes the following:
- a CDS encoding DUF6838 family protein, whose translation MTTNQLTTTIANILSQHFPNIPIHPAKGTSSTPGISYRLLSAQLTRERSDRFVQSHAFEIRWLEADNIPETLADELFEALETINVEGTPYRATELRWETENDTPRMLVYYTMRTTKVSESATTMQQLEQRPTALKATRE comes from the coding sequence ATGACCACAAATCAACTAACCACTACCATCGCTAATATACTCTCACAGCACTTCCCAAACATCCCGATCCACCCGGCAAAGGGCACTAGTTCCACCCCGGGCATCTCCTACCGCCTGCTGTCCGCCCAACTCACCCGGGAACGCAGCGATCGCTTCGTGCAATCTCACGCCTTTGAAATCCGATGGCTAGAAGCAGATAATATCCCGGAAACTCTAGCGGATGAACTGTTCGAAGCATTGGAAACCATCAATGTGGAGGGTACACCCTATCGCGCAACGGAACTGCGTTGGGAGACGGAGAACGATACTCCGCGAATGCTGGTGTACTATACCATGCGAACCACCAAAGTGTCGGAGTCCGCCACTACCATGCAACAACTGGAACAGCGACCTACCGCACTTAAGGCTACAAGAGAATAA
- a CDS encoding YmfQ family protein, with translation MSAPSIVDVGLTSEKGRELFSYLPRYYETSRVMQADMQAKGTEMDLLYQALDETLEQFFVRTATWGLDFWEQELGIETDRFKPVEQRRAVVESKLRGAGKFSGRLVANVAEAYAGGKVDVTFQPEAWSFKVSFVDTMGIPPNIDDLKRAIEELKPAHMTVEYEYRYLIWDDLDDKQMTWDELDAASLTWNELEVWA, from the coding sequence ATGAGTGCTCCTTCTATTGTAGATGTTGGATTGACGAGTGAGAAAGGGCGGGAGTTGTTCTCGTATTTGCCAAGGTATTATGAGACTTCACGTGTCATGCAGGCCGATATGCAGGCTAAGGGCACCGAGATGGATCTGTTGTATCAGGCGTTAGATGAGACGTTGGAACAGTTTTTTGTCCGTACAGCGACGTGGGGGTTGGACTTCTGGGAACAGGAGCTTGGCATTGAGACAGATCGTTTCAAACCTGTAGAGCAGCGGCGTGCGGTAGTGGAATCGAAGCTGCGTGGTGCTGGGAAATTCTCTGGCAGGCTGGTTGCAAATGTAGCTGAGGCTTACGCCGGGGGCAAAGTGGATGTAACTTTTCAACCGGAAGCGTGGAGTTTTAAGGTGAGCTTTGTGGATACGATGGGCATCCCGCCCAATATCGATGATCTCAAACGGGCGATTGAAGAATTGAAACCGGCCCATATGACCGTGGAATATGAGTATCGCTATCTGATCTGGGACGATCTGGATGACAAACAAATGACCTGGGATGAACTGGACGCCGCGTCCCTGACGTGGAATGAACTGGAGGTGTGGGCGTAA
- a CDS encoding tail fiber protein has translation MPKETDRLKLPLPLGNENVTRESINKIFEKIDAGVATQADLDVLREAVSKMDIPDASLTQKGKVQLSSKTDGTSETVAATEKAVSDVISQIMAYKDLNNRWGAL, from the coding sequence ATGCCAAAAGAAACAGATCGACTGAAATTACCTCTTCCCTTGGGGAACGAGAATGTGACCCGAGAGAGTATTAACAAGATTTTTGAAAAGATTGACGCAGGCGTTGCAACGCAAGCGGATTTGGATGTGCTTCGTGAAGCGGTGAGCAAGATGGATATTCCCGATGCGTCTTTGACGCAGAAAGGGAAGGTGCAGTTGTCGAGCAAGACGGATGGCACGTCTGAGACGGTAGCTGCTACGGAGAAGGCGGTTAGTGATGTTATTTCGCAAATTATGGCATATAAGGATCTAAATAACAGATGGGGGGCTTTATAA